Part of the Halodesulfurarchaeum formicicum genome is shown below.
GTAGTAGTGTTCCTTGATGTGATCGAGGTTGACCGTCTCGGCGACCCCGGGAAGCTGATAGATCTCGCGGGTGTGCCCCCAGAGGTTCGGGTAGTCCACGATTTGCTTCCTGTTGCACTTGAAGTGGGTGTGATAGACCGAATCGAAGCGAACGAGCGTGGCAAAGAGCCGGAGGTCCGCGAGGGTCACCTGCTCGCCGAGGAGATAGCGCTGCTCGGCGAGCACGCCGTCCCAGCGATCGAGGGCGGCAAAGAGGGTATCGATCGCCTCGTCGTAGGCCTGCTGGGAGTCCGCGAAGCCGGCCCGGTAGACGCCGTTGTTGATCGCGTCGTAGAGTTTCGCGACGACCTGATCGATCTCCGCGCGCCGGTCGGCGGGGTAGAGGTCGACCGCCCCGTCCTGCTGGGGCTCGAAAGCGTCGGCCAGCATGGCCATGATCTCGATCGACTCGTTGTTGACGATCGTCTCCCGCTTTCGGTCCCAGAGGACCGGCACGGTCGGGCGCTTTTCGTAGTCCGGATCGGCCAGTTCGTAGATCTCAGCCAGGTAGTCGACGTCGTTTACGGTATCCGGGGTGCAGCCCGGTTTCTCGGGGGTGAACTGCCAGCCCGCCGACTCGCGGTACGGGTCGAGCACGTCCATCGAGAGCACGTCTTCGAGCCCGAGAAGCGTCCGAACTAACACGGCGCCGTGCGCCCAGGGACAGGCCCGGGAGATGTAGAGGTGATACCGATCTGGTTCCGCTGGGAAGCGGGCGTCGGGATCTGCCTGGATGCGATCGCGGAAGGCCGCGTCCTGGCGCTGGAACCGGCCATCCGTATCAGACTCGAACATAGAGCGCGTACGCGCTCAGAGTGGAAATACTCCGGGCCAGCGGCAGCTATGTGCCCGTGTGCTCGATACCTTCGAACATCTGATCGACGCCGGCCTGTTCGGCCGTCATGACCGAGGGATGGACGGCGACGCCGATCACGAAGTCACCGTCGTGCGCCACGCGAACCAGGTGGACGGTGACGTCGACGGACTGCCCGCCGAACTCGGTCGTCGCGTCGAAGGCCGTGACCGTAGCGTTCTCCCCGAGGATCGTCGCCGTGCGATTGTCACGGACGGTGACATCCGAGAGGTCGGCCCGGTTCGTGGCGACCGCTTCGAGGAGCTGTCGCGGGCTCATCGATCCGACCGGGTTGAGCGGCCGATCCACTACGGCCATCTGTGGGGTCGAAACCACGACCACGGTCCCGGTGGCCTCACTGGTCGTCACCACCAGGTCCCGCTCGTAGGTGGCGATGTGGTTCGTCGCCTCGACGGTTCGCTCCTGGCCGGCGACCGAGACAGTCCGGTTGATCGACTGGGTGTCCACGCCCACCAGGTCGTACTGGGCGGCGCTCTGGGCGTCCTCCGTGACTGTCGCGGGGCCGGCCGAGAATTCGAGGGTCTCGCCCGTGAGCAACGCACAGCCGCTGAGTGCGACGAGTCCGATTAGTGCCACGGCGAGGAGTGTACGTCTGTCCATGGCGCCCATAAGTAACTCCACGCTCCTGAACCTTCGTGTCAGTCGGCGCTCGACTCGGCCTCCTCGATCGGCTCCGTTCCGTCCGGGAGCGATTCACCGAGACGGTCGAGCACCCGGCGACCCCGCCCCTCGCCCAGCGCCCGGACCAGGGCGAGAGCCCGCTGGGTCCGGGTCTGCCGCCAGGAGGCTTCCCGGGCCTCGTAGGTCCGGATCGCCCGGAGGAAATCGACCTTCGAGAACTCCGGCCAGTAGGGTGTACAGAAGAAGGCCGCGGCCTCGTTGCCGTTCGCGTGCCAGGGCAGGAAGTTGCTCGTGCGTTCGTCCCCGCCGGTGCGGACGATCAGATCGACGTCCCGCAGTTCACCGTCGTAGAGCCGGGATTCGATGGCCTCGACGTCCACGTCCTCCGGTTCGAGATCGCCTGTGGCGACGCCGTCGGCGACGTCCTGGGCGACGTCGAGCAGGGCCGCCCGCCCCCCGTACGCGATGGCGACGTTGAGCGTCAGGTTGTCGTACGCCGCGGTCTGCTGTCTCGCGTAGGCGATCGCGTCCTGCACCCGTTCGGGAACCCGGTGGGTCTGACCGAGGGCTCGAATCCGGACGCCCTCCTCGTGGATTCGGTCGCTGTCCGCGAACTCGTAGAGCTTCTCGGTCAACAGGTCGAAGAGGTGTTCTCGCTCGGCGGCGGGTCGATCGAAGTTCTCCGTGGAGAAGGCATAGATCGTCAACTCCTCGATGCCCAGGTCCGCACACCACTCGAGTACCTGTTCGGTGGTCTCGGCCCCGGCCTCGTGGCCCCGCTTTGCCTCGGCTCCCTGTTCGCGGGCGTAGCGTCGGTTTCCGTCCTGGATGATCGCGACGTGAGTGGGGACCCCGGAGATCTCCCGCCGGAGGACCCGCTCGTAGACGGCCCGGACGCCGCGAGCGATCCAGTCTCTCATCGTGCTGGTCAAGACGCCTGGCTGCTATCAGTTTTCCGCTCGGTGGACCGGAGGGGCTAAACCGGCCCTGGTCCTATCGCGGCCCATGTCCGAGCAAGGCGACGTCGAACTCTACCAGCAGGCCGTCTCGCTTTTGCAACCGGGGGAGGCCGAACTCGTGGGCATCGTCGTCCACACGGACTTCGACCGGACCGAAGAACCGGCGATGAACGAGTTGATGCTGGAGATCGGCGAGCGGATCGCCGCGGCGATCCAGGACGACGAGATGTACGTCTACAGCGGCGAGGACGACCACCGCTTCGGGGCTGGACAGTTCCACGGTCGCCGCCTGGGGGACGACGAGTTCATCTGGGAGTGCCAGCAGCTCTTCCGTGCGGATTCCTTCGATCTGGTCTTCTACTGGGAGCGGGCCGGGGCCCACGACGCCGTCGTCGACTCTGTCACCGAGGTCACGGATCGCGTCGTCCCGATCACTGAGGACGGCTTCGTTTCACGCTGACACGAAACGGGCGCTGATTACCGTGAGGGGAAGGGTGTTTTGGCCAGGAGCGCGTTGGCTAGTGTATGAGTGACACACTCTCGGAGGACACGATTCACGAATCCTTGCCGGCAGACTGGGAGTACGACGGCACGGAGATACTCCGAACCGTCGAATTCGATTCGTATCTCGACGGGGTGGCGTTCGCTCGCGAGGTGGCCGAACTCGCCGACGAGGCGTTTCACCATCCGCGCATCGTCATCGAGTTTCGCGCCGTGACGGTGGCGTTCACCAGCCACGAGGCCGGTGGGGTAACCGAGCAGGATCTCGAACTCGCAGCCCGGGTGAACGATCTGGACTGAACCAGCGCAAGGCACTTATCTGGCGACTGACAAGGGAGCCCGTATGCAGCCCGAGGCCTACGACTTCTGGTTACTCGATCTCGACGGCACGATCGTCGACACCGAGTGGGCCTACACTCGCGAGGTCTTTGATGCCGTCGGCGAGCAACTGGGCTATGCGTTCTCCGACCGGGAGGCCCGGGCGCTCTGGCACGGTTTGCTCGGGTCGCGTGATGCCTACCTCGAAGAATTGGGGTTCGAACCGGTCGAGTTCTGGGAGACGTTTCACGCCGTCGAGGACCCCCAGGAGCGGGCCGAAGCGACCTATCTCCACGAGGACGCCGCGTTCGTCGCCGACCTCGACGTGCCGGTCGGCGTGGTGACCCACTCCCAGCCGTTCCTCGCTGACCCGGTCATGGCGAACCTGGACATCGCCGACTGGTTCGACACTGTGGTCACCTGTTCGTCCGAACTGGGCTGGAAGCCCGACCCCACCCCGCTCCAGGTCGCGATGGACGACCTGGGGGTCGATCCCCAGTCGGCCCGGGGCGTGATGGCCGGCGACGCGGATACCGACGTCGGCGCGGCCTGGAACGCGGGCCTCGACGCGATTCACGTCGAACGCCATGGGGCCTGTGAACGCGGGAAGTGTGTCCTCGGTGACTACCGCGTTGCTGACTTCTCGGAGTTGTTCTCCCGGTCCGCCTCGGACTGAACCGGTCGGGGACAGCCACCCCACTGCTCGACCGTGACCGATTCGCCCGCCGGGATCGCCGACCGAGATTCCGCGACCTGCACCCAGCCGTCGGTTTGTGAGAGCGACGGGAGCCCGTGACCCGACGCCTCGCTCACACCGCCGTCGAGGGACACGCCGTGAATCGTCCGCCGGCCCGGCTGACTCTTCAGTTCGGATTTGAGCGGGGCCCTCACCGAGGGTGGGCCCACGAGCGGCGTCCCGAGCGCCCGCGTGAGTGCCGGCCGGACGAGCACCCAGTCGAGTGCGAGGTTGGCCATCGGCGTCCCGGGGAGCATCGCGATCGGTGTTCCGTCCACGACCCCGATCCCGGCGCTGTGTCCGGGTCGGACTGCCAGTTCGGTGACCAGGACCTCGCCCAGGTCTTCGACGACCGCTGGCAGGAGATCCCGCTCGCCCACCGACGATCCACCGCTGGTGAGCACGAGATCGGCGTCCAGGTCCCGCTCGATCGCCTCTCGAAGGGCCTCTCGCTCGTCGGTCACGACCTCGCGGTAGCGGGGTGCCATCCCCCAGCGATCGAGGAGTTGTGCACTGACCAGCCCGTTCGATTCGACGACCTGGCCGGGGCCCGGGTCGGCCTGGACGAGTTCCTCGCCGGTCGGAATCACGGCGACCGTCGGCGGTTCGATCACCGACACGGTTCGGACGCCGGCGACTTTCAGTGCCCCCAGGTCCCCCGGTCGGAGCCGGTGGCCCGCTTCGAAGAGCGGTGTCCCGGCTTCGAGGTCTGCCCCGACCGGGACGACGTGGGTGCCGGCTTCGACCGATTCCGTGACTTCGATGCCTGCCCCCGTCTCGGTCGTCCACTCGACCATGACGACGGCGTCTGCGCCCTCGGGGACCGCCGACCCGGTGTGCACCCAGGCGGCCTCGCCAGGCCCGAGTGCGCCCTCGGTGGGGTCGAGCACGGTCGGGCTCGCTGCGGTCGCGGTTTCCGTGTCCGCAGCTCTCACGGCGTACCCGTCCCGGGTCGCCCGACGGTAGTGGGGCTGGGGCCGTTCGGCCGGGACGCCCGCAGCCAGGACCCGACCGTCGGCCGACTGGAGCGGGACCGATTCGGTCCGATCGACGGCCCCCAGGTGCTCGGCCAGCGTCGAGATGGCATTCGCGAGTCGGACTGGCCCTGTCTCGGTCATGATTCCGAATTGGTGCCCGCGGGCCAAAACACCCCTGGACCTGGCCGTGTCGGTGTCCGGTACCACTGCCTTTTACGCCCTCCCCGGCCTACGTCCCACTATGGATATGATACGCGAGGCCCTGGCGACCCTTCCGGATGCAGTCTTTGCCGACCTCCTCGAATCGCCGACGTCCTATCGACTGATCCTGGACGTTCCCGGGGTCGACCGTTCGGGCCTGGACCTCGAAGCGACCGAACACCACCTCGAACTTCGTGCCACCCGGACAAAACAGGTCCCCGAGGGCTTCGAGTATCACACCGACGCCCGCTCGATGACCCTCTCGGCGACCATCCCGATGCCGACCGACGCCGACCCGGAGGCGGCAAGCGCCACGCTGGAGAACGGGGTTCTCACGATCGACGTCCCGCGACACGAGGAGTCGGGCCGATCGATCCCCATCGAGGGATAGCCGTGGTGGCCCTTCGTTCGTACTGGCGGTTCGTGCTGGTCACCTGGAACTTCATGCCGCTCCTGTTGCGGTGGCTCCGGGACCGCCGCCGCTATGTCCTCTTTGGCCCCTCGCGGTCGATCACGAGCGAGGAGCGACGCGACCGGGCCCAGCAACTGTTGGACTCGCTTTTGACCCTCGGGCCCACGTTCATCAAGTTCGGCCAGATCCTCTCGACCCGGCCGGACGTGTTGCCACCCGAGTACATCGAGGTCCTCACCCAGCTTCAGGACAAGGTGCCACCGGCCCCGTGGCCGGAGGCGAAGGCCGTCATCGAGGACGATATCGGGCCCATCGAGGCGACGTTCGACGACTTCGACACGGACCCGATCAGCGGCGCGAGCCTGGGGCAGGTCTACCGGGCCACCGTCGACGGCGAGGAGGTGGCCGTGAAGGTCAGGCGACCCGGCATCGAGGAACTGGTCGAGGCCGACCTCACGGCGATCAAGTGGGCCCTCCCGCTGTTGCTCTACTTCGTGGACGACGCCCGGGCCTTCTCCCTGGAGAACTTCGCCGACGAGTTCGCGGTCACGATCCGCGAGGAGATGGACTACGGCCGGGAGCGGGACATGCTCGTGGAGATCCGCCAGTACTACGAGGACGATCCGAAGATCCGCATGCCGCCGGTCGTGGACACACACTCCAGTGATCGCGTGCTCACGATGGAGTACATCCCGGGGACGAAGATCACCGACATCTCGGAACTCGACGCCCAGGGCATCGACCGGACCGAAATCGCCGAGCGGCTCACCCGGACCTACCTGGAGATGATCACCGAGCATGGGGTCTATCACGCCGACCCACACCCGGGAAACCTGGCGGTCCAGTCCGATGGCACCATCGTCTTCTATGACTTCGGGATGAGCGGCCGGGTCGATCAGTTCCTCCAGGAGAAGATCATCGAGTTCTACATCGCCGTCGCGAACCGCGAGGTGGACGAAATCCTGGACGTGCTGGTCGAGATGGGGACCCTCTCGCCCGACGCCGACCGACAGACGATGGCCGAGGTGATGGAACTCGCGATCCAGGACGCCCGGGGCGAGGAGATCGAGACCTGGCGGGTTCAGGAGATCCTCAACCGGGTCGAGGGGACGATTTACGAGTTCCCGTTCCGACTCCCGGAGAACCTGGCGCTCGTGATGCGGGTCGCGACCGTCGTCGAGGGGGTCTGTGTGACCCTGGACCCGGATTTCGACTTCATCGAGGTGGCCTCGGACTTCCTCACCGAGCGGGGCTACCGGGAGGAGTCGATCCAGAAGATCCTCTCCGAGACGGGGGACGATCTCGTGGCCGCCACCCGCTCCTCGCTCAAGATCCCGCCGAAACTCGACCGGGCGCTCAATCGCGTCGAGCGGGAGTCCCTGGTCGTCCAGGCCGAGGTGCGGGACGACGAGGGCGTGATCGATCAGCTGGCCGGCCGGATCGTCCTCGGCCTCCTCGTGGCGGCCGGGATTCCGACGACGGCCCTGCTTTACGTGGAATCGGCTTTCCCGGCGGTCTGGGGGGCTGTGGGCCTCACGGCCGTCGCCGGGCTCTGGCTAATCCGGAGTTTCACCCGCCGGAAGGGGATTCGAACCGCCCCCGGCGTGGCCGATCAGTACTTCGACGAGCGCCAGCGCCACCGGGAGAGCCAGGAATCCGGAGACGACTAAACCCCTGGCCCCGAGGGGGTGAGCATGGACGTGCCACCGTTCGAACTCGAACGCTTCTTCGCCGAGTACGAGCACGAGGCCGACATCATGCTCGCCGAGTCGGGTATTCGAAGCCTCCCCGCGGATCGCTTCGACCTCGACCCCGGGCCCCTGGGATATGTGATCCCGACGAACGGCGACCCGGCGCTTCGAGCCGAGATCGGCGGGCGATACGGGCGCAACCCCGAGGAGGTGTTACTCACGGTCGGCACCCAGGAGGCGAACTTCGTCCTCTTCCAGTCGCTTCTCTCCCGCGGGGACCACGCCGTCGTGGTGACCCCGACCTATCAGGCCTTGCACTCCCTGCCCGAGACCATCGCGGACGTGACCCGGGTCGATCTGGAGCCCCCGGAATGGACACTCGACATGGACGAGGTGGCTGGGGCGATCCGGCCCGAAACCGAGTTGATCGTCATCAACAACCCGAACAACCCGACCGGCCGGTATCACGATCCCGAGACGATCCACGCCCTGTACGACCTCGCAGTCGACAACGACGCCTACCTGCACGCAGACGAGGTGTATCGGCTGCTCGACCCGGATCCGGACCCGCCGGTCGCCTCGCTGGGCCCACACGGTATCAGCACGGCCGGGCTCACGAAGGCCTACGGCCTGGCCGGGCTGCGATTCGGCTGGCTGGTCGCTGACGAGGCCGTGATCGACGCGGCCTGGCGCTGGAAGGATTACACGACGATATCGCCCTCGAAGATCGGTCAGCACGTCGCCAGGCAGGCGCTGGGCGAGCAGGAGGCCGACATTCTCGCGGAAAACCGCGAACTCGCCACTCGGAATCGCGAGATCGTCCGGGACTTCCTCGACGCACAGGACCTCGACTGGTTCGATCCGGTCGGCGTCAACGGGTTCGTCGAGGTGCCGCCAGAGTTCGAGAGCAGCGAGGCGTTCTGCCGCGAATTCGTCGAGCAGGAGTCAGTCGTGCTCGCCCCAGGGGCCGCGTTTGGCTTCGACGGCTATTTCCGGATCGGCTTTGGGCTGCCGACCGACGAACTTCGCGAGGGGCTCGCTCGGCTGGAGTCGTTCCTCGGCGGACGCTAAGGCGGTTCCAAACTGTTTATACACCGCAGGCGAAAAACCCGCGATATGCCCAGACAACAGAAGGAAGTGCGAGACCTTCAGGAGGGTAACTACGTGATGATGGAGGAGACCCCGTGCAAGATCACGGCCTACAGTACGGCCAAGCCGGGCAAACACGGCAGCGCCAAGGCCCGAATCGAGGGTCGCGGGGTCTTCGACGAGCGAAAGCGCTCGCTGTCCCAGCCGGTCGACCAGAAGGTATGGGTCCCAATCATCGACCGCAAACAGGGCCAGGTCGTCTCCGTCGAGGGTGACGACGCCCAGATCATGGACCTGGAGACCTACGAAACGTTCACGATGCGGGTCCCCGAGGACGAGTCCCTGTCCCCCGACGACGAGATCGAGTACCTCGAGTACGAGGGCCAGCGCAAGATCCTCGAGTAAATGTTTCCGGGGGCGAACGCGGCTCGTGAGGACGCCGACTTCGTGATCGTTGGCGCGCCGCTGGACGTCTCGACTAGCTTCCAGCCGGGGACCCGTTTCGGCCCCGACCGGATCCGCCGCTTCGCCCGGAGCTTCGAGGACTACGATCACCACACCGACAGTCGATTTACTGACCTCGCGGTCCACGACCACGGCGATATCGGGGCCTGGGATGACGCCCGTGACTACCTGGATTACCTCTCGGGGGTGCTCGCCGACGTTCACCGCGAGGACGCCGTTCCGATCCTTCTCGGCGGCGAGCACACCGTGACCGTCGCCGGCGTCGAGGCCGTCGAACCGGACGTGTTCGTCACAGTGGATGCGCATCTCGATCTTCGGGAGTCCTATGCGGGCAACGAGTGGAGCCACGCTACGGTTACCCGGCACGCACTCGACGTGGCTGATCGGGCGGTCATCCTGGGTGCCAGAGCCGGGAGCGAGGCCGAATGGGAGCGGGCCACGGCTGGGGACGTCACCGTCGTCCCGCCGCCGGCGGTCGGGGACTGGGAGCCCGACTTCGGCGAGGAATCGGTCTATCTCAGCGTGGACATCGACGCTGCCGATCCGGCGTTTGCCCCCGGCACGGGCACGAAAGAGCCCTTCGGCCTCGACTCGCGGACGATGCGAACGGTCCTGACGCGGGTCGCGCCCGCGATGGACGGCTTCGACGTGGTCGAGGTCAACGACCAGGACGACGGGCAGGCGGCCACGCTCGCGGCCAAACTCCTGCGGCGGGCGGTCTTCGATCACGCCGATCGCTAATCTGGGACTGGGTGCCGGCCGAGCCCATGACTCTTTGTGACCGGGCCCGAATCGCAGCCCATGGAAGCGTCAGTGCTCTACGACCGTCTGGACGAGGAACTTGCCGTCGAGGACTACGCCGACGTGGACGCCAGCGCCAACGGACTGCAGGTCGGGTCAGGCGCGGGAGCGGTCGACCGCGTGGCCGTGGCCGTCGACGGCGTGCAGGCAACCTTCGAGGCCGCGGCCGACTGGGACGCCGACGCGATGGTCGTCCACCACGGGCTCTCCTGGGGCGGCATCGACCGGATCACGGGTCGCACCTACGATCGTGTCGCCGCGCTCGTCGAGAACGACATCGACCTCTACGCGGTTCACCTGCCCCTCGACGGCCATCCCCAGTACGGCAACGCCGCCGGCCTGGCCGACCGGCTGAACCTGGGGAATCGCGCGCCCTTCGGCCGCCTGGGGCCAGTCACCGTCGGCCAGCAGGGCTGGCTCCAGCAGCCCGCGTCCCCGGCGGCGCTGCACGAGACCCTCGAAGACCTGCTGGATCACGGCGGCCAGGGGGTCCGCCTGCTTGATTTCGGTCCCGAGGAGATCGAGTCGGTCGCGATCCTCACCGGGAGCGGGACTGACTGGCTCGACGAAGCCGTCGCGGCCGACGTCGACGCCTACGTCACCGGCGAACCGGAGGGCAAACTCTACCACATGGCCAGGGAGGCCGGCGTGAACGTCTTCCTCGGCGGGCACTACGGGACCGAGACCTTCGGGGTCCGCGCCCTCGCGGACCTGATTGCCGAGTGGGGCCCGGAGACGGCCTTCCTCGACGAACCGACCGGGCTCTAAGACAGTCCGACGCCCCGATTCGGCGCGCAGTTCGTCGTGTCAGGAGGATCGATTATATGTAGGCGAGGCACCAAGTCACTTACTGTCATGTCACACGACGACGATCCGCCCGAAGAGATGCCCTCGACCCCGAGCCAGTTCGCCCGCGACCATCCCGCAGTTTGGGACGCCTACGCAGACCTGGGGGCGGCCACGGCCGAAGCTGGCCCGCTAGAGGGCGAGGAAAAACGGCTCGTGAAACTCGCGCTCGCCATCGGCGCCCAGTCGGAGGGTGCGGTCCACTCCCACGTCAGGCGGGGTCTCGACGAGGGGCTGGATCCCGCTGCGATGCGACAGGTCGCCATCCTCTCGATTCCGACGCTCGGCTTCCCTGAGGCGATGGCGGGCCTGAGTTGGATCAACGACCTGGCCTGAGCTGAGTACCGCTTCCCGAACGATTTTTGGCTCGCGCCGGAGATCGTATACTGTGTCAACGGCCCCCACGGAGCAACCGACTTGTCCGGCCTGTGACCGCCCCCTGTACAGCCGGCACTGCAAGTACGTCTGCCCGAGCCACGGTGTGGTTTTCGACTGTTCGGACCCGTTCTGGTGACCGAATTAGAGGTCTTCGAGGACGCCGGCGACGATCAGCGGGAGGACCAGGGTCGCCTCGGCCTCGACGAGGGTGTGATTTCGGTCGCCGTCCTTGATCTTGCCCCAGGAGACGGCCTCCTTGGGCGGCGCGCCGGAGAGCGAGCCATCCCCCTCCATCCCGGTCGAGACGTACACCGCGTAGTCCGCGCCGCCGCGGAAGAGGTTCGTCATGATCGCCTGGTGTTTCGGGACGCCCCCGCCGAGGACGATCAGTCCGGTCTCCTCGGCGAGCAGGCCTTCGTCGATCAGCGAGTCATAATCCTCCAGGATCTCGATGCCGACCTCGGGCTCTTCGTTCTGCCGGTAGTAGAAGAGGAAGTTCCCGACCTCGGCGTCGACCAGCGCGGGGCAGTACACCGGCACGTCGTTTGCCGCGGCCTGGGACAGCACCGAGTCCGGATCGTCCAGCCGCTCGCCGATCTCACGGGAGAAGGCGGTGGGGGTGCGGACCTTCTGTTCGGCGAAGAAGTCCGGGAAGAAGTCGTTGAGATAGGATTCGAGCCAGACATAGCGGTCCGAGGGGACGAAGATGTTGCCCAGTCGGTTGATCCCCGACTCGCGCATCTCGGCCTCGTCGACCTCCCACTCGCCCATCTTGAAGGGTTTCTCCGATTTGATGATGTCCTCGGTGATCGAGCCGGAGGTGGTGATCAGCACGTCGACCAGCCCTTCCCGAACCATCGCCGCGACGACCTCCCGCAGGCCGGAGGAGACGATGTTCGAAGTGAGGGTGAGGTAGATCGTGGCATCCGCCTCGCGCATCTGCTCGATCAGGTCGATGGCCTCCGCCACCGCGGTGGCCTGGAAGCCGGTGGTCGCGTAGCTCTCCAGGAGTTCCCCGACATCGAACTCCCCGCGGAAGTCATAGCCGCGGACGTCCGGGCTGTCAAGTTCCGTCTCGGAGCCCGGGATAACGTTCTCTTTCGTGTCCTCGGTCATATTCTATGGGCCGTGACGAGCGGGTAAGAGTCCATCACTTTCGACCTCGCGGACCGCAGGTGGTTTTTGCCCGCCGCGTGTAGCGTGGGTTGGCCGATGACGATGCACCGGGCCGAGCCGGCGTAGGCACCCGGCGATGACGAGCCCTATGAGTACCGAGGCCAGCTTTCGACGACAACACAGCACCATCTGAGTCTGTTGCTGATCTGCAGCAGCCACCACCCAATCGCTGGAGGTTACGGCCGTCCTGAATCATTGTATTCGTGTGGGACGAGAAGCCCGCTGAAAGCAAAATACTGTTAGTAAGTCTCTCCCAAACCTATTCGACGGTCGCGCGAATAGGTCTAGGCATGGTTGCGCAGTTCACCGACAGACACCTGGGAAAGCGGGTGGTCGACCACAACGGCGTCGAGGTCGGGACCGTGGATGACGTCCGGAACGGCGACCTCTATGTAAAAGTCGGCCCGGACGCCGATTCGGAGACACTCTCGGAACTGCACTGGGACGGAACGGTGAACAAGGAAGTTCACCGCTTACCCGACCAGTACGTTTCGGACATCACCGACACGACCGTCCGAATCACCATCTGAACCAGTCGAAGCAGGTTTCTCACGAAGTGAATAGAGGCGTAAAGCAATAACCCATTGGCGTACTAACGTGAGGACGCACACGCGAGTGAGCTATCCGCATCCATCATGCATGAAGAGTCACGGAGTGTCCCCTCGCGGAATGCAAGGGGAACCCTGGTGGTCGAAATCGCCCTCGAATTCGGTACCGGCACGAAGTGCTGTGCAGCGAGGGGGCTGGGGACGCCGATCGAGCACCACCTCATCGACGACACGTGCTATGTCACCTGTCGGAGCCCGGACTCCGACTCGGAACTCATTCACGACACGGTACCGGTCGATATGGTGTGTGCGTGCCGTGTG
Proteins encoded:
- a CDS encoding aminotransferase class I/II-fold pyridoxal phosphate-dependent enzyme; amino-acid sequence: MDVPPFELERFFAEYEHEADIMLAESGIRSLPADRFDLDPGPLGYVIPTNGDPALRAEIGGRYGRNPEEVLLTVGTQEANFVLFQSLLSRGDHAVVVTPTYQALHSLPETIADVTRVDLEPPEWTLDMDEVAGAIRPETELIVINNPNNPTGRYHDPETIHALYDLAVDNDAYLHADEVYRLLDPDPDPPVASLGPHGISTAGLTKAYGLAGLRFGWLVADEAVIDAAWRWKDYTTISPSKIGQHVARQALGEQEADILAENRELATRNREIVRDFLDAQDLDWFDPVGVNGFVEVPPEFESSEAFCREFVEQESVVLAPGAAFGFDGYFRIGFGLPTDELREGLARLESFLGGR
- a CDS encoding translation initiation factor IF-5A; translated protein: MPRQQKEVRDLQEGNYVMMEETPCKITAYSTAKPGKHGSAKARIEGRGVFDERKRSLSQPVDQKVWVPIIDRKQGQVVSVEGDDAQIMDLETYETFTMRVPEDESLSPDDEIEYLEYEGQRKILE
- the speB gene encoding agmatinase; protein product: MFPGANAAREDADFVIVGAPLDVSTSFQPGTRFGPDRIRRFARSFEDYDHHTDSRFTDLAVHDHGDIGAWDDARDYLDYLSGVLADVHREDAVPILLGGEHTVTVAGVEAVEPDVFVTVDAHLDLRESYAGNEWSHATVTRHALDVADRAVILGARAGSEAEWERATAGDVTVVPPPAVGDWEPDFGEESVYLSVDIDAADPAFAPGTGTKEPFGLDSRTMRTVLTRVAPAMDGFDVVEVNDQDDGQAATLAAKLLRRAVFDHADR
- a CDS encoding Nif3-like dinuclear metal center hexameric protein, producing the protein MEASVLYDRLDEELAVEDYADVDASANGLQVGSGAGAVDRVAVAVDGVQATFEAAADWDADAMVVHHGLSWGGIDRITGRTYDRVAALVENDIDLYAVHLPLDGHPQYGNAAGLADRLNLGNRAPFGRLGPVTVGQQGWLQQPASPAALHETLEDLLDHGGQGVRLLDFGPEEIESVAILTGSGTDWLDEAVAADVDAYVTGEPEGKLYHMAREAGVNVFLGGHYGTETFGVRALADLIAEWGPETAFLDEPTGL
- a CDS encoding carboxymuconolactone decarboxylase family protein; the protein is MSHDDDPPEEMPSTPSQFARDHPAVWDAYADLGAATAEAGPLEGEEKRLVKLALAIGAQSEGAVHSHVRRGLDEGLDPAAMRQVAILSIPTLGFPEAMAGLSWINDLA
- a CDS encoding HVO_2523 family zinc finger protein, coding for MSTAPTEQPTCPACDRPLYSRHCKYVCPSHGVVFDCSDPFW
- a CDS encoding deoxyhypusine synthase, coding for MTEDTKENVIPGSETELDSPDVRGYDFRGEFDVGELLESYATTGFQATAVAEAIDLIEQMREADATIYLTLTSNIVSSGLREVVAAMVREGLVDVLITTSGSITEDIIKSEKPFKMGEWEVDEAEMRESGINRLGNIFVPSDRYVWLESYLNDFFPDFFAEQKVRTPTAFSREIGERLDDPDSVLSQAAANDVPVYCPALVDAEVGNFLFYYRQNEEPEVGIEILEDYDSLIDEGLLAEETGLIVLGGGVPKHQAIMTNLFRGGADYAVYVSTGMEGDGSLSGAPPKEAVSWGKIKDGDRNHTLVEAEATLVLPLIVAGVLEDL